In Phenylobacterium koreense, one DNA window encodes the following:
- the rfbC gene encoding dTDP-4-dehydrorhamnose 3,5-epimerase → MTSITPLSIPEVLLITPKRHGDARGWFSETWSRRTLSAAGIEHDFVQDNQAFNAKAGTVRGLHFQQAPHPQAKLVRVLRGEIFDVAVDVRAGSPTFGKWVGAKLTADGGEQLLVPRGFAHGYCTLTDNCELFYKVDGQYAPETEGALLWNDPDVGIDWPFSGEAILSDKDRIAPRLKDMPVPTF, encoded by the coding sequence ATGACGTCGATCACGCCGCTTTCAATCCCCGAGGTCCTGCTTATCACGCCAAAGCGCCATGGCGATGCGCGGGGCTGGTTCTCCGAGACCTGGAGCCGCCGCACGCTGTCGGCGGCCGGGATCGAACACGATTTCGTGCAGGACAACCAGGCCTTCAACGCCAAGGCTGGCACGGTGCGCGGGCTGCACTTCCAGCAGGCGCCTCATCCGCAGGCCAAGCTGGTGCGCGTGCTGCGCGGCGAGATCTTCGACGTGGCCGTCGATGTCCGCGCCGGTTCGCCCACCTTCGGCAAGTGGGTCGGCGCCAAGCTGACCGCCGACGGCGGCGAGCAACTGCTGGTCCCGCGCGGCTTCGCCCACGGCTACTGCACCCTCACGGACAATTGCGAGCTCTTCTACAAGGTCGATGGCCAATATGCGCCGGAAACCGAGGGCGCCCTGCTCTGGAACGATCCGGACGTCGGCATCGACTGGCCGTTCAGCGGGGAGGCGATCCTGTCCGACAAGGACCGGATCGCGCCGCGCCTCAAGGACATGCCGGTCCCGACCTTCTGA
- a CDS encoding Zn-ribbon domain-containing OB-fold protein, translating into MARILPEPTPETQHFWDGAARGELLLQRNKATGEAYFPPRPFCPKTGSRDVEVFKASGKAVLWSYVINHRPRPDMGTEPYAIAVVKLEEGPTMMTNIVNCPQTPEALVLDMPLEVVFEKFSDTISLPFFQPAKS; encoded by the coding sequence ATGGCGAGAATCTTGCCTGAACCCACGCCCGAGACCCAGCATTTCTGGGACGGGGCGGCCCGGGGCGAACTGCTCCTGCAACGCAACAAGGCCACCGGCGAAGCCTACTTCCCGCCGCGCCCGTTCTGCCCGAAGACCGGCTCCCGCGACGTCGAAGTCTTCAAGGCGAGCGGCAAGGCCGTCCTGTGGTCCTACGTGATCAACCACCGGCCTCGCCCCGACATGGGGACCGAGCCCTACGCCATCGCGGTGGTGAAGCTCGAGGAAGGCCCGACCATGATGACCAACATCGTCAACTGCCCGCAGACGCCTGAGGCGCTGGTCCTCGACATGCCGCTCGAGGTCGTCTTCGAAAAGTTCAGCGACACCATCTCGCTGCCCTTCTTCCAACCGGCCAAGTCGTAA
- the argE gene encoding acetylornithine deacetylase: MSSAESLTLRALDILETLVGFDTTSRLSNLALIEWVESYLDRHGVAHRRVPNADGSKSNLIATIGPAIEGGVVLSGHTDVVPVDGQAWSTDPFKLTPKDDGRIYGRGTCDMKGFLALALAATPDLVAAGLRRPVHLAFSYDEEIGCLGAPDMIRTIGAELPRPALVVVGEPTNMEAVSGHKGIATFTVTVNGKEAHSSQTHLGVSAVMEAIPLLASLRALARRLEEEADPASPFVPKHATLTIGLLNGGTAGNILARECAFQFDLRCPPGQDPLKVLAPFYAEVEALDRRLKALFAEAGAKVVQRSGTPPLSPEQDGAAEAFARRLAGDNGPARVVPYAAEAGQFQQAGFSTVICGPGSIDQAHQANEYVERSQMERGGAFMARLIEWAAGAG; this comes from the coding sequence ATGTCATCCGCCGAAAGCTTGACGCTGCGCGCCCTGGATATTCTCGAAACCCTGGTGGGCTTCGACACCACCTCCAGGCTCTCCAACCTCGCCCTGATCGAATGGGTCGAGTCCTATCTCGACCGGCACGGCGTCGCCCACCGCCGCGTGCCCAACGCGGACGGCAGCAAATCGAACCTGATCGCCACCATTGGCCCGGCCATCGAGGGCGGGGTGGTGCTCTCGGGCCATACCGACGTCGTGCCGGTGGACGGTCAGGCCTGGTCGACCGACCCCTTCAAGCTGACGCCGAAGGACGACGGCCGGATCTATGGCCGCGGAACCTGCGACATGAAGGGCTTCCTGGCGCTCGCGCTGGCCGCAACGCCGGACCTGGTCGCCGCCGGGCTCAGGCGTCCGGTGCATCTGGCCTTCTCCTACGACGAGGAGATCGGCTGCCTGGGCGCGCCGGACATGATCCGCACGATCGGCGCCGAACTGCCGCGCCCGGCCTTGGTGGTGGTCGGCGAACCCACCAACATGGAAGCCGTGTCCGGCCACAAGGGCATCGCCACCTTTACGGTCACGGTGAACGGCAAGGAGGCCCACTCCAGCCAGACGCACCTGGGCGTCTCGGCGGTGATGGAGGCGATCCCGCTGCTGGCCTCGCTCAGAGCGCTCGCCCGTCGCCTGGAGGAGGAAGCCGACCCGGCCTCTCCTTTCGTCCCCAAGCACGCCACGCTCACCATCGGCCTGCTGAACGGCGGCACGGCGGGGAACATCCTGGCTCGCGAATGCGCCTTCCAGTTCGACCTGCGCTGCCCGCCGGGCCAGGACCCGCTGAAGGTGCTCGCCCCTTTCTATGCCGAGGTCGAGGCACTGGACCGGCGGCTGAAAGCGTTGTTCGCCGAGGCCGGGGCCAAGGTCGTGCAACGCTCGGGCACGCCGCCGCTCTCGCCTGAGCAGGACGGGGCCGCCGAGGCTTTCGCCCGCAGGCTGGCCGGCGACAATGGCCCGGCGCGCGTCGTGCCCTATGCCGCCGAGGCCGGGCAGTTCCAGCAGGCGGGGTTCTCCACCGTCATCTGCGGGCCGGGCTCCATCGACCAGGCGCACCAGGCGAACGAGTATGTCGAGCGCAGTCAGATGGAGCGCGGCGGCGCCTTCATGGCGCGGTTGATCGAGTGGGCCGCAGGGGCCGGATGA
- a CDS encoding acyl-CoA thioesterase, producing the protein MTSELVRILDIEPIDLDMFRGHTPQGETRRIYGGQVVAQALTAAYRTVEARTCHSMHAYFIRGGDPKIPILLKVERVRDGGSFSVRRVTALQHGQQIFNLAASFQTPETGFEHQIEMPKAPSPEGLLDEDELRKAAGQTEPRRTWPIEIRPVDPMPYGPGKAPVMEPNQSVWFRARDPLGSDPNVHQCALAYASDMTLLDTSLRPHAVEGGTGQVASLDHALWFHHATDFTKWHLYVQDSPSASGGRGFNRGSIFDEGGKLVASVAQEALIRYRERPR; encoded by the coding sequence ATGACGAGTGAACTGGTCCGCATCCTGGACATCGAACCCATCGACCTGGACATGTTCCGCGGGCACACGCCCCAGGGCGAAACCCGCCGCATCTATGGCGGCCAGGTGGTGGCCCAGGCGCTGACCGCCGCCTATCGCACGGTCGAGGCGCGGACCTGCCACTCGATGCACGCCTATTTCATCCGCGGCGGCGACCCGAAGATTCCGATCCTCCTGAAGGTCGAGCGGGTCCGCGACGGCGGCTCGTTCTCGGTGCGGCGGGTCACGGCCCTGCAGCACGGCCAGCAGATCTTCAATCTCGCCGCCTCCTTCCAGACGCCGGAGACCGGCTTCGAGCATCAGATCGAGATGCCCAAGGCGCCCAGCCCCGAAGGGCTGCTGGACGAGGACGAGCTACGCAAGGCCGCCGGCCAGACCGAGCCGCGCCGCACCTGGCCCATCGAGATCCGTCCGGTCGACCCGATGCCCTATGGCCCGGGCAAGGCGCCGGTGATGGAGCCGAACCAGTCGGTCTGGTTCCGCGCGCGCGATCCACTGGGCTCTGACCCCAACGTGCACCAGTGCGCCCTGGCCTACGCCTCGGACATGACCCTGCTGGACACGTCCCTGCGTCCGCATGCGGTGGAGGGTGGGACCGGCCAGGTGGCGAGCCTCGATCATGCCCTGTGGTTTCACCACGCCACCGACTTCACCAAGTGGCACCTCTATGTGCAGGACAGCCCCTCGGCCTCCGGCGGACGTGGCTTCAACCGGGGCTCGATCTTCGACGAAGGGGGCAAGCTGGTGGCCTCCGTCGCCCAGGAAGCCCTGATCCGCTACCGCGAGCGGCCGCGCTAA
- a CDS encoding glycosyltransferase family 2 protein, whose product MNDRAQEDKSPAPASVQVTVCIIAYNSGPTLRDCLRYLEAQTFRDFEALVIDNASPDPGDAEIAAEFPFARLIRNDENLGFAGAGNQGARLARGRWFVLLNPDAYAEPDWLEQLINAAARYPKVRSFTSRQVMTEVPGHLDGLGDVMSITGIPYRGGYLQPDPGNVPEGEVFSPCGAAMMIDRELFLDLGGFDEFFFCYSEDVDLGYRLQLADEPTLLVPGATIGHVGSASSGGRKSEFAVFHGTRNRFYVVYKDTPWPLLPFVVPLHLFCVAYISSRRENHPHAPLVWRAFKESLKGLPVILKSRRAVQRRRRASTLQIARAMTWNPRDLFGRRPVIRPLRPTRSTAP is encoded by the coding sequence ATGAACGACCGCGCGCAGGAAGACAAGTCGCCAGCGCCCGCAAGCGTCCAAGTCACGGTCTGCATCATCGCTTACAATTCAGGCCCGACCCTGCGCGATTGCCTCCGTTACCTGGAGGCCCAGACCTTCCGCGACTTCGAGGCCCTGGTGATCGACAACGCCTCACCCGACCCGGGCGACGCGGAGATCGCGGCCGAATTCCCCTTCGCCCGCCTGATCCGCAACGATGAAAACCTCGGCTTCGCCGGCGCGGGCAACCAGGGCGCGCGGCTGGCCCGCGGGCGCTGGTTCGTGCTGCTGAACCCCGACGCCTATGCCGAGCCGGACTGGCTGGAGCAGTTGATCAACGCCGCCGCGCGCTATCCGAAGGTGCGGTCCTTCACCTCCCGTCAGGTGATGACCGAAGTTCCCGGCCACCTGGACGGCCTTGGCGACGTCATGTCGATCACCGGCATCCCCTATCGCGGAGGGTATCTGCAGCCCGATCCGGGAAATGTGCCTGAAGGCGAGGTCTTCTCCCCCTGCGGCGCGGCGATGATGATCGACCGCGAGCTCTTCCTCGATCTGGGCGGGTTCGACGAGTTCTTCTTCTGCTATTCGGAGGACGTGGACCTCGGCTATCGCCTGCAACTCGCCGACGAGCCGACCCTGCTGGTCCCCGGCGCCACCATCGGCCACGTAGGCTCGGCCTCCAGCGGCGGGCGCAAGTCTGAGTTCGCGGTGTTTCACGGCACCCGCAACCGCTTCTACGTGGTCTACAAGGACACGCCCTGGCCGCTGCTGCCGTTCGTCGTGCCGCTGCACCTGTTCTGCGTGGCCTACATCTCCAGCCGGCGCGAGAACCACCCGCACGCGCCCCTCGTCTGGCGCGCCTTCAAGGAGTCGTTGAAAGGCCTGCCCGTCATCCTGAAAAGCCGCCGCGCGGTGCAGCGGCGGCGGCGGGCCAGCACCCTTCAGATCGCCCGCGCCATGACCTGGAACCCGCGCGACCTCTTCGGCCGGCGCCCGGTCATCCGGCCCCTGCGGCCCACTCGATCAACCGCGCCATGA
- a CDS encoding DUF1810 domain-containing protein: MSDPYDLARFIDAQGPVIDEARAELTAGRKASHWMWFVFPQIAGLGESAMSRLYAIGSAVEARAYLAHPVLGSRLRDLTELACEIPQRTAREVFGSPDDMKFRSCMTLFHAVAPQETAFTTALARYFGGEEDARTLAILAGLKP; the protein is encoded by the coding sequence ATGTCCGATCCCTACGATCTCGCGAGGTTCATCGACGCTCAAGGGCCGGTCATCGACGAGGCGCGGGCGGAGCTGACGGCGGGGCGCAAGGCCAGTCACTGGATGTGGTTCGTCTTCCCGCAGATCGCAGGCCTGGGCGAGAGCGCCATGTCCCGGCTCTATGCGATCGGCTCGGCGGTCGAAGCGCGGGCCTATCTGGCCCATCCGGTGCTCGGCTCGCGGCTGCGGGACCTGACCGAACTGGCGTGCGAGATCCCTCAGCGGACCGCCCGGGAGGTGTTCGGCAGTCCGGACGACATGAAGTTCCGCTCCTGCATGACCCTCTTCCACGCCGTCGCGCCGCAGGAGACGGCCTTTACCACCGCCTTGGCGCGATACTTCGGTGGCGAGGAAGACGCCAGGACCCTGGCGATTCTCGCAGGCCTCAAGCCTTAG